The following coding sequences are from one Pigmentibacter sp. JX0631 window:
- the rbfA gene encoding 30S ribosome-binding factor RbfA translates to MATKRMLQLGEQIREHIAMMLVRGEISDPRVRGITLNSVKMSPDLQIAKVYFSVLGEPEQRKLAEKGLKQASGFIRRELGKSLLIRYTPEIVFYYDDSVEYSVKMGALLTKVSDELKENEKNSSLKDESLNQEHQPKK, encoded by the coding sequence ATGGCTACAAAAAGAATGCTACAACTTGGTGAGCAAATCCGCGAACATATTGCAATGATGCTTGTTCGTGGAGAAATATCTGATCCTCGGGTGCGTGGCATTACCTTAAATTCAGTAAAAATGTCTCCTGATTTACAAATTGCTAAAGTTTATTTTTCTGTATTGGGTGAACCTGAGCAAAGAAAATTAGCTGAAAAAGGTTTGAAGCAAGCTTCTGGCTTTATCAGACGTGAATTAGGAAAATCTTTACTGATTCGCTACACTCCAGAAATAGTTTTTTATTATGATGATAGTGTAGAGTATTCAGTAAAAATGGGTGCATTGTTAACTAAAGTTAGTGATGAATTAAAAGAAAATGAAAAAAACTCATCTTTAAAAGATGAATCTTTAAATCAAGAGCATCAACCTAAAAAATAA
- the truB gene encoding tRNA pseudouridine(55) synthase TruB — MNIKQSEVSNYCGLILVDKAAGMTSHKIVSLVRKALNIDKVGHLGTLDPFATGLLPVLIGGATRLSDEIMDGKKQYLFTIKLGKETDTLDASGRIVEEKNVPQNFAELIEAKLNLFQGEIEQIPPVYSALKMNGKPLYEYMRASGSIPNPIETKKRKIFIEKLEIVNSNLSEESISLRVLCGKGTYVRSLARDLAKAIGTVGYCSQLRREFVEPWHVENAIYVSADIDKQELKNKIDSNLIPVIKILPKIPEIELDENFLKQISSGNIVLLDRSNSILPEQFLQQKQITSAFVKVKNFEIMFYSEIKFIAETNQFKIMPKKKMY; from the coding sequence ATGAATATTAAGCAAAGTGAAGTTAGCAATTACTGTGGTTTAATTCTAGTAGATAAAGCCGCAGGTATGACAAGTCATAAAATTGTATCCCTGGTACGGAAAGCATTAAATATTGATAAAGTTGGGCATTTAGGAACTTTAGATCCTTTTGCTACTGGCTTGTTACCTGTGTTAATTGGAGGAGCTACTAGACTATCAGACGAAATAATGGATGGAAAAAAACAATATTTGTTTACTATTAAATTAGGTAAAGAAACTGATACATTAGATGCGTCTGGAAGAATTGTAGAAGAAAAAAACGTACCACAAAACTTTGCTGAATTGATTGAAGCAAAATTGAATTTATTTCAAGGAGAAATTGAACAAATACCTCCTGTCTATAGCGCATTAAAAATGAATGGAAAGCCTTTATATGAATATATGCGGGCAAGTGGAAGTATTCCGAATCCAATTGAAACTAAAAAAAGAAAAATTTTTATTGAAAAACTTGAAATAGTCAATTCCAATCTATCCGAAGAAAGTATTTCACTAAGAGTATTATGTGGAAAAGGTACATACGTTCGTTCTCTTGCAAGGGATTTAGCTAAAGCCATTGGTACTGTGGGTTATTGCTCACAATTAAGAAGAGAATTTGTTGAGCCTTGGCATGTAGAAAATGCTATTTATGTATCTGCAGATATTGATAAACAAGAATTAAAAAATAAAATTGACTCTAATTTAATTCCTGTAATAAAGATATTACCCAAAATTCCAGAGATTGAATTAGATGAAAATTTTTTAAAACAAATATCTTCAGGAAATATTGTACTACTCGATAGAAGTAATTCAATACTACCAGAACAGTTTTTACAACAAAAGCAAATTACTTCAGCTTTTGTTAAAGTAAAAAATTTTGAGATAATGTTTTATTCAGAAATTAAATTTATAGCAGAAACAAATCAATTTAAAATTATGCCAAAGAAAAAAATGTATTAG